A segment of the Streptomyces sp. P9-A2 genome:
CAGGCGTTTGGCCTTCGACCGCACCCCCTCGGCCTTCGCCGGAACCTGCTCCAGACCCAGCGCCACGGCGAGCTGCCGGCAGTCCATCGCCTCTCCACCCCGCTCAGCCAGGACGGCCATCATCCGCCGGTAGTCCGGTGCCAGCACGGCAGTGCCGAGTCCTGCTGTCCGCACCGGCACCACCGAGCCGGGCACCGGCCCGGCGACCGGTCGCGGTCGCTGATCAGGCGCAGCCACCGGCACGCGCTCGCAGTCGCGCGGCTCCGCGAGGACCTGCCCGACCGTCTCCCGGGCAATCACGAACCGCTCCCACGCGGCCTCCGCCTCCCGAAGTTCGGCCTGCAGAACCTCCACCCGCTGTCGGGCCGCACGCTCCCGCTCCTCCAGCAACCCCATCACCGACGGCACCCGGCACCTCCCGAGGAGACAACAAGACATACCATCACTGCCGCACGAGAACCGGACTATGCCTGACCAGCAGAAACGCAGCCATCATGCTCGGAAAGACAACGGCTTCTCAGCTTGATGCAGAGCAAGTCCGTCAACACCAGGTGATCGATCTCGGCATACCCCGCGTCAGCCAGATCGCGACACAGGTCAGTACGGCAGGAGGACCTTCAAGTTAAGGTCGCCCGGATAGGTGCTACCGAGGCTCTAGCAACGGAATGGGCACAAGCCCATGTGGTCATGGAGTCATGACGCTCTTTGATTACCAGGCAGCTGTGCCCGCGCTTCCATAATGGGCCACGCCCCATGCGCGGCGAGGGCCGTTGCACCTGACCAGCTCCCCGCACCAGATCTGCGGCTTGTTACCCCTTGTTCAGGTCGAGCAACGCCGTAGTGGCCTCCCACAGCTGCGGCCCGATAGGCGGCGTTTTGATGGTGCGAGGTTTGCCGTTCTCGTAGTACGCACCAGAGACGACACTGTCCTCGGAGGCGGGGGTGACGAACTGCAACAGGTGTCGGGCCGCCTTCTCCGGGGACTGGAAAAACAAGCGCGGCACGGGGGTCCGGAACAGCATGCCCACAGGACTCCGGCTGGCCGTGGCGAAGTTCGACGCGACACCGCCGGGGTGGAAGGCTACCGCGGACAGGCCCTGCTCGTGGTAGCGGTCGTGCAGTTCCCGGGTGAAGAGGACGAGTTCCAGCTTGGCGTTGCCGTAGGCGCGTACAGGTGAGTAGTTTCGCGCGTTGTCGAGGTCGTCCAGGTCGACGCGTGCCGACAGCCGTGCGGCGTTACTTGATGTCTGCACGACAAGGGCCTGGGAAGCCAGCAAGGTGTCCAGCAGCAGATGGGTCAGCAGGAACGGGGCGAGGTAGTTGACCTGGAACGTCTCCTCGAAGCCGTCTGCTGTCACATGGCGGTCGCCGAGGATCGCTCCGGCGTTGTTGGCCAGTACGTCGATGCGCGGGCAGCGGTCGGCGAGCTGTTCCGCGAGGGTGCGCACCTGCTTCAGGTCGGCGTAGTCGGCGACGAAAGAGTCCACACCGAGCTCGTCCGCGACCGCCTCGGTCTTGGCTGCGGACCTGCCCACGATGACCACATCGTGGCCGTCACGTACCAGTCGGCGCGCTGCGGCGGCGCCGGTTCCATCGCTTGCACCAGTAATGACAACGGCCTTCGGCAAGACAGGTTCCCTTCGAACCGGATGCGGTACGGGCGCCCCAGACCAGCGTGTGTCAGGTGATCTCTTCGGTTGGGCCCGAACTCGCCTGTCTTTCATGCCTGTTACTGGCAGGGGCGAGCGAACTTCGGGCAGAAGCACGTCCTCGCACAGCATAGGGGGCGGTTGTACCGGTGCGACGTGGGGGAGTCGTCTGGCCGCTTGCACCGGCACCCACCAACGGCGTGGAAATCTCGCACAGTAAGGCCGGGCACCGCGGTCATGGACGACCCACCGCTGGGACCATCGCCCGAACCGCGCCCGTCAGCACACGCTTATCTGTGCGAGCTCCTAGTAGGGCTTGGTCAGGTCGGCGTTGATGGTGCGTGTCCTGTGGGTCCGGT
Coding sequences within it:
- a CDS encoding SDR family NAD(P)-dependent oxidoreductase, with the translated sequence MPKAVVITGASDGTGAAAARRLVRDGHDVVIVGRSAAKTEAVADELGVDSFVADYADLKQVRTLAEQLADRCPRIDVLANNAGAILGDRHVTADGFEETFQVNYLAPFLLTHLLLDTLLASQALVVQTSSNAARLSARVDLDDLDNARNYSPVRAYGNAKLELVLFTRELHDRYHEQGLSAVAFHPGGVASNFATASRSPVGMLFRTPVPRLFFQSPEKAARHLLQFVTPASEDSVVSGAYYENGKPRTIKTPPIGPQLWEATTALLDLNKG